In a genomic window of Clostridia bacterium:
- a CDS encoding radical SAM protein, with protein MGYDMPLWRPPSEAESLIIQATIGCSHNACSFCTMYRTKRFRVRSLEEVEQDLEEFAPYAHGFRRVFLADGDALAADSDFLLQVMAKIYQRFPWMERITAYAGPKDIIKKSPEELRALRQAGLTMLYLGLESGSEAILRQMHKGATPADMVEAARKAKEAGIDLSVTIILGLGGRDRWEEHARETAKVLNQMDPPYLGALTLMVPPDTPLARRVERGEFQVPGPLEIARELRLLIAGLSLTNCIFRTNHASNYLLLGATLKKDGRAQAELLKRLDQVIAAGGAFRPEGWRGL; from the coding sequence ATGGGTTATGATATGCCTTTATGGCGGCCGCCCAGCGAGGCGGAAAGCCTGATTATACAAGCTACCATTGGCTGCTCCCACAACGCTTGTTCCTTCTGCACCATGTACCGCACCAAGCGCTTTCGGGTGAGGAGCCTGGAAGAAGTGGAGCAGGATCTGGAAGAGTTTGCTCCCTATGCTCACGGCTTCCGGCGGGTATTTCTAGCTGATGGCGATGCCTTGGCCGCTGATTCTGATTTCCTGCTTCAGGTGATGGCGAAGATTTATCAGCGCTTTCCCTGGATGGAAAGAATTACGGCTTATGCTGGGCCCAAGGATATTATAAAGAAGTCCCCGGAAGAACTGCGGGCCCTGCGCCAGGCGGGCCTGACTATGCTCTATTTGGGCTTGGAAAGCGGGAGCGAGGCCATTTTGCGGCAGATGCATAAGGGGGCCACCCCAGCTGACATGGTGGAGGCGGCCAGAAAGGCCAAGGAGGCCGGCATCGACCTCTCGGTTACCATTATCCTGGGGCTGGGCGGGCGCGACCGTTGGGAGGAGCACGCCCGCGAAACCGCCAAGGTCCTAAACCAAATGGATCCTCCTTACCTGGGCGCCCTGACCCTGATGGTGCCTCCCGACACCCCCTTGGCCCGCCGGGTGGAACGGGGAGAGTTTCAGGTGCCTGGGCCTTTAGAAATAGCCCGGGAGCTCCGATTGTTAATAGCAGGTCTATCGCTTACCAACTGCATTTTCCGTACCAACCATGCCTCCAATTATCTCCTTCTGGGAGCCACCTTAAAAAAGGATGGGCGGGCCCAAGCTGAATTGCTGAAGCGTCTAGATCAGGTCATTGCTGCTGGAGGGGCATTCCGGCCCGAGGGGTGGAGGGGACTTTAG
- a CDS encoding tyrosine-protein phosphatase has translation MGDFLNFGLRPVTLPDFVDGKLFLSRMPGRFEPIAEAEKALVASGIQRIVCLASEDEIKRKAPEYWAAIQEGRFREAYSWEQFPIPDFGVPEDRQGFLKLAHSIADGLKSGQSILIHCGAGIGRTGTLAMSALIALGMELDQASKTVHAAGSGPETGEQRSLVHWVNEERRGS, from the coding sequence GTGGGCGACTTTTTGAACTTTGGGTTGCGGCCGGTGACTTTGCCAGACTTTGTAGATGGGAAGCTTTTCCTTTCCCGCATGCCGGGCCGGTTTGAACCGATAGCCGAAGCCGAAAAAGCTTTGGTAGCAAGCGGCATTCAACGTATAGTCTGCTTAGCGTCGGAAGACGAAATTAAGCGCAAAGCTCCAGAATACTGGGCCGCCATCCAGGAGGGGCGGTTCCGGGAGGCTTACTCCTGGGAACAGTTTCCCATTCCCGATTTTGGTGTTCCCGAGGATAGGCAGGGTTTCTTGAAATTGGCTCACTCCATCGCCGATGGTTTAAAATCCGGCCAATCGATCCTCATCCATTGCGGTGCCGGCATCGGGCGCACCGGGACTTTGGCCATGTCCGCCCTCATTGCCCTGGGAATGGAGCTGGATCAGGCCTCCAAAACAGTGCATGCCGCTGGCTCCGGCCCCGAGACGGGTGAACAGAGAAGCCTGGTTCATTGGGTGAATGAAGAGAGGAGAGGCAGCTAG
- a CDS encoding response regulator gives MLAFPEKSILLVEDSALARFSCRRALEEKGYLVDEAASGQEALAKARGKGEPYDLVILDIRLAGMDGLAVLENLKGLPEYRYVPVMVVTVESNVSVVRRAVELGAVEYLCKPYSVEHLVRRVEKLIGPGARGEVSPTELLHKVLRNEINRARRGRLKVALVLARSERLGKGKIGECARQARRHLREIDTVIELSSNTLALVLPLTGKEGAQVVITKQEGLLPGTWSYGIAVYPDNGKDGEELFAYAEASLKETWEEKGPSAPTQQRVSDS, from the coding sequence TTGCTAGCCTTCCCGGAAAAGAGCATTTTGCTGGTAGAAGACTCGGCCCTCGCCAGGTTTTCGTGCAGGAGAGCATTGGAGGAGAAAGGCTATTTGGTGGACGAAGCTGCCAGCGGCCAAGAGGCGCTAGCTAAGGCCAGGGGAAAAGGAGAACCGTACGACCTGGTCATCCTCGACATCCGCCTTGCGGGAATGGACGGCCTGGCTGTGCTAGAAAACCTTAAGGGACTTCCCGAGTACCGATATGTACCGGTCATGGTGGTGACGGTCGAAAGCAACGTCTCTGTGGTCAGGCGGGCTGTAGAATTGGGAGCGGTGGAGTACCTCTGCAAGCCTTACTCGGTAGAGCATCTGGTGCGCCGTGTAGAAAAGCTGATAGGCCCGGGCGCCAGGGGAGAGGTTAGCCCTACGGAGCTGCTCCATAAAGTGCTCAGAAACGAGATCAACCGGGCGAGAAGGGGCAGACTGAAGGTAGCTCTGGTCCTGGCCAGGTCTGAAAGGTTGGGCAAGGGGAAAATAGGCGAATGTGCCAGGCAGGCGCGGCGGCACTTGCGCGAAATAGACACCGTCATAGAGCTCAGCAGCAACACGCTGGCGCTGGTTCTCCCACTTACAGGGAAAGAAGGCGCACAGGTGGTAATAACAAAACAGGAGGGTCTCCTCCCCGGGACGTGGAGCTACGGAATTGCGGTCTACCCCGACAACGGGAAAGACGGGGAGGAGCTTTTTGCCTACGCTGAAGCTTCCCTTAAAGAGACCTGGGAAGAAAAAGGCCCGAGTGCGCCAACCCAGCAACGGGTTTCTGACTCATAG
- a CDS encoding GGDEF domain-containing protein, with translation MSLERVYLVDWLRVICKGSKGLIYLLALVWLARLIRTSQLKVRASGVLLLIGLPLVLAGISLDLLGEFFRLSPLLKRIVSELILSNIGTALVLYSLLLMVVKLARDSRQYRREAESDPLTGLYNRRAFFAKAERALKEAQEGKCNPALAILDLDKMKEINDTSGHQCGDEALKWAAQAIQKSVREGDLVSRYGGDEFVILFPDKGPRLETLRARLEKHLKAIRFSGLEIPLSLSVGLARFPADGKDLNTLLAVADARMYADKEAQGGSKRTGI, from the coding sequence ATGAGCCTGGAAAGAGTCTACCTCGTTGACTGGCTGCGCGTGATCTGCAAGGGGAGCAAGGGTCTTATTTACCTTCTGGCACTCGTCTGGCTGGCACGGCTTATCCGTACTTCTCAACTGAAAGTCAGAGCAAGCGGGGTTCTGCTTTTAATCGGCCTGCCGTTAGTGCTAGCCGGTATCTCCTTGGACCTTCTGGGGGAGTTTTTTCGTCTCTCTCCTTTGCTGAAAAGAATAGTGAGTGAACTTATTCTTTCCAACATCGGTACTGCTTTGGTTCTTTACTCGTTGCTTCTGATGGTTGTGAAACTGGCCCGGGACTCGCGCCAGTACCGGCGCGAAGCTGAGAGCGACCCGCTTACTGGGCTGTACAACCGGCGGGCCTTTTTCGCCAAAGCGGAGCGAGCGCTGAAGGAGGCCCAGGAAGGGAAGTGCAATCCGGCGCTGGCCATTCTAGACCTGGACAAAATGAAGGAAATCAATGACACCTCGGGGCACCAGTGCGGGGACGAAGCGCTGAAATGGGCAGCGCAGGCCATCCAGAAAAGCGTCCGGGAGGGGGACCTGGTGAGCCGCTACGGGGGCGACGAATTTGTCATTCTCTTCCCGGACAAAGGGCCGCGCCTGGAAACTCTCCGGGCCCGGCTCGAGAAACATCTGAAAGCGATACGCTTTTCCGGCCTGGAGATACCCTTGAGCCTATCGGTGGGGCTGGCGCGGTTTCCGGCGGACGGAAAAGACTTAAATACGCTGCTTGCAGTGGCTGATGCCAGGATGTATGCGGACAAGGAAGCTCAAGGCGGCTCGAAGAGGACCGGCATTTAA
- a CDS encoding nitronate monooxygenase, translating into MAAGTLSTRITEMLGIRYPIIQGGMQWLSNARFAAEVSNAGGLGMITAASHASRESLRNEIRAAKDLTDKPFGVNISMLPEITSGDMTWDYVETVIEEQVPVVETSGRSPEPYIGALRQAGIRVIHKVPAVRYAKKAEALGVDAVTIVGFECGGHPGMDDVTTLILVPRAAESLSIPVIAGGGIADARGLVAALALGAEGVVMGTRFVATKECIAHPHFKEWMVKAQETDTIMILRSIRNAMRVAKNAAAQRALEMEEQGASLPELLTVVGGQIGRKALFEGDLEGGTFAIGQAIGLIHEIKSVREVIEDMVQEAEVIYRRLGQCLA; encoded by the coding sequence ATGGCTGCAGGAACTTTAAGTACCCGGATCACCGAGATGCTAGGCATCCGCTATCCCATCATCCAGGGCGGCATGCAGTGGCTTTCTAACGCCCGCTTCGCCGCCGAGGTGTCCAACGCCGGCGGCTTGGGCATGATTACGGCCGCCAGCCATGCTAGCCGGGAGAGCCTAAGAAACGAGATCCGGGCCGCCAAGGATCTCACCGATAAACCCTTTGGAGTCAACATTTCCATGCTCCCGGAGATCACCTCGGGCGACATGACCTGGGATTACGTGGAGACAGTGATAGAAGAGCAGGTGCCGGTAGTGGAAACTTCCGGACGCAGCCCGGAACCTTATATCGGCGCCTTGCGCCAAGCCGGCATCAGGGTCATCCACAAGGTGCCAGCGGTGCGCTATGCCAAAAAAGCAGAAGCTTTAGGGGTAGATGCGGTGACCATCGTGGGCTTCGAGTGCGGCGGCCATCCTGGCATGGATGATGTAACCACCCTGATCTTGGTGCCGCGGGCCGCCGAGTCCCTTTCCATCCCGGTCATCGCCGGAGGAGGGATAGCCGATGCCCGGGGGCTAGTGGCCGCCCTAGCCTTGGGTGCCGAAGGGGTGGTGATGGGTACCCGCTTCGTGGCCACCAAGGAGTGCATCGCCCACCCCCATTTCAAAGAATGGATGGTCAAGGCCCAGGAAACCGACACCATCATGATCCTCCGTTCCATCAGAAACGCCATGCGAGTGGCCAAGAACGCCGCCGCCCAGAGGGCACTGGAAATGGAAGAGCAGGGCGCCTCTTTGCCAGAGCTGTTAACCGTAGTGGGTGGACAAATCGGCCGGAAGGCCTTGTTTGAGGGTGATCTGGAAGGCGGCACCTTTGCCATCGGTCAAGCCATCGGGCTCATCCATGAAATTAAGTCGGTAAGGGAAGTAATCGAGGACATGGTGCAAGAGGCCGAAGTAATTTACCGGCGCTTGGGTCAGTGCTTGGCTTGA
- a CDS encoding DUF4445 domain-containing protein — MTEKATVTVDLEPVGRRVEAKIGQSLLEVVRDLGLGLGTGGVTAPCGGRGRCGRCRVRVEEDGKNQSAGAAGAVEEGRARLSPPNDSERRLLSPKELEQGYRLACQATVAGPGRIKVAIPPESLTGVQKLQVEGEAVEVELDPPLRRYPMEFIKTTLEYPVPVLEQVRQALEEPRIDLVAMANIEPLAADGPGWALVRQGELVGVKLPGSADAAPVLGLAVDLGTTKVAGFLVDMETGQTLAASGIMNPQIAYGEDVMARLAYALEGAEKYHEIRQAIITGLNSLVDDLLQEAKTQLGAGISLSRADIAEAVIVGNTAMHHLLLGLPVAQLARAPYVPSVSAPVEVKARELGLKLAPGAYVYLAPNVAGFVGADHVAMVLGSRIGKSSSDPVVLGLDIGTNTEIVLAWRGQMMSCSCASGPAFEGAHIRYGMRAVTGAIEKVELAEAGIKVNYWTVGNAPPLGICGSGILDAVAEFYRHGVVDGRGRLRPDHPRVRRPSSGEPWEFVLVPREESGTGHDLVITQKDINEIQLAKAAIAAGTKLLLEAAGLGPDSISKVIVAGAFGTHLRLESAIAIGMLPDLPRERFRQVGNAAGTGARLLLISQAERRRAEQIAREDQYLELMLVPSFNDTFISELSFPSRAVDKRGWLA; from the coding sequence ATGACGGAGAAAGCGACTGTGACAGTTGATTTGGAGCCAGTAGGCCGGAGGGTGGAGGCCAAAATCGGGCAAAGCTTGCTCGAGGTAGTCCGGGATTTAGGCTTGGGGCTAGGAACTGGCGGGGTGACCGCCCCTTGTGGGGGCAGGGGCCGGTGTGGCCGCTGCCGGGTCCGGGTAGAGGAGGATGGGAAAAACCAGTCGGCAGGTGCTGCCGGGGCGGTGGAGGAGGGCCGGGCACGGCTTTCACCGCCCAACGATAGTGAGCGCCGGTTGCTCAGCCCAAAAGAGCTGGAGCAGGGCTATCGGCTGGCTTGTCAGGCGACCGTTGCCGGCCCTGGGCGCATCAAGGTGGCCATACCCCCGGAGTCGCTAACCGGGGTTCAGAAGCTGCAGGTGGAAGGGGAAGCGGTGGAGGTGGAGCTGGACCCGCCTTTGCGCCGTTACCCAATGGAATTTATCAAAACCACCTTGGAATACCCGGTGCCAGTGCTGGAGCAGGTGAGGCAGGCCCTGGAAGAGCCTAGAATCGACCTGGTGGCTATGGCTAATATTGAACCTTTGGCCGCGGACGGGCCCGGGTGGGCCCTGGTCCGCCAGGGTGAGCTCGTGGGGGTGAAGCTGCCCGGTTCAGCTGATGCGGCTCCAGTGCTGGGATTGGCGGTGGATTTAGGCACCACCAAGGTAGCGGGCTTTTTGGTGGACATGGAGACGGGCCAAACTCTTGCGGCTTCTGGTATCATGAATCCCCAGATTGCCTATGGGGAAGACGTGATGGCCCGCTTGGCCTACGCCTTGGAGGGAGCGGAAAAATATCACGAGATTCGCCAAGCCATAATTACCGGGTTAAATAGCCTAGTGGATGATCTCCTGCAGGAAGCTAAGACTCAGCTTGGAGCTGGCATCAGCCTTTCTCGGGCCGACATCGCCGAAGCAGTCATCGTGGGCAATACCGCCATGCACCACTTGTTGCTGGGCCTGCCAGTGGCGCAACTAGCTCGGGCCCCCTATGTGCCCTCGGTGAGCGCGCCGGTGGAGGTGAAGGCTAGGGAGCTGGGGCTTAAGCTGGCCCCCGGGGCCTATGTCTACCTGGCCCCCAATGTGGCCGGGTTTGTGGGGGCCGATCATGTGGCCATGGTGCTAGGGAGCCGGATAGGCAAGTCAAGCTCGGATCCGGTGGTTTTGGGCCTGGACATCGGCACCAATACTGAAATCGTCTTGGCTTGGAGGGGCCAGATGATGTCCTGCTCCTGCGCTTCTGGCCCTGCCTTTGAGGGAGCCCATATTCGTTATGGTATGCGGGCGGTGACAGGCGCCATCGAGAAGGTGGAGCTGGCCGAAGCTGGCATAAAAGTCAATTATTGGACGGTGGGAAATGCCCCGCCACTGGGCATTTGCGGCTCAGGCATCCTTGATGCGGTGGCGGAGTTTTATCGCCACGGCGTCGTCGATGGTAGGGGCCGGCTCCGGCCCGACCATCCCCGGGTGCGACGGCCCAGCTCTGGTGAACCTTGGGAATTTGTGCTGGTTCCGCGGGAGGAGAGCGGTACCGGCCACGACCTGGTCATCACCCAAAAGGACATCAATGAAATTCAGTTGGCCAAAGCGGCTATTGCTGCCGGGACCAAGCTTTTGTTGGAGGCGGCAGGCTTAGGCCCGGATAGCATAAGCAAGGTAATTGTAGCTGGAGCCTTTGGCACCCACCTCCGCTTGGAGAGCGCCATCGCCATTGGCATGCTTCCTGACTTGCCCCGGGAGCGCTTCCGTCAGGTGGGTAATGCTGCTGGTACCGGGGCTCGGCTGCTTTTAATCTCCCAGGCTGAGCGCCGCCGGGCTGAGCAGATTGCCAGGGAGGACCAGTATCTGGAGTTGATGCTGGTGCCCAGCTTCAACGATACCTTCATTTCTGAGCTTTCATTTCCGTCCAGAGCAGTTGATAAAAGAGGATGGTTGGCGTGA